In one Mauremys mutica isolate MM-2020 ecotype Southern chromosome 3, ASM2049712v1, whole genome shotgun sequence genomic region, the following are encoded:
- the TDRD6 gene encoding tudor domain-containing protein 6 isoform X2, with protein sequence MCSVQGIPSPGSTVSLRVSFVDVLPEVPLVRLWGLLGERREEYARLHQDIQAEAGPRLVGAPGAVWPAAGLGPGDLCLVELGDRWHRCRVVSRQGQHCRVFLLDEGRTMAADAYYLARGRDEFFHLPSEVLGCLLADLVPPGAGAAGAGGGEQPAASWSAGALEFLSYLNDKEVSGLVREVLMPQRLVLLELPWLLAQMHHLGLAKQVTPSCFRALLKRCLATPRQPKLEPPGPTSAQQYPVATTPQPGPAALDFFYPRLQLGVTESVLVTQISDPHRVYCQLQSFSQEIQRLSDSLHQNYGTAARREQDPLPKPGSPCAARGIDGRWYRALLLEIFPGEQGRLVAQVICVDYGRKEFVTGANLRRLPAECFRMPVVTYLCALQGISDGGCGWSRSQLSGLKALLLGKALSARIEAYNSFEHLYYVNLYGENGLNLNCLYGVQTRCLAHSLLQGGQGAQEPPEEEDAAPPKEPGPPPDTLPATAAPRDPAAGHLPGVRVKVGVFYHARVSFVRDPSEFWLRLKEHHLPFSQLMRSMSDFYSRAQKLDVIVLEPQPRALCCAKWKENAYYRAVITSVLGNGVEVHLVDRGNREILDWYEVKELLPQFRELPAVALKCCLADVCPLGETWSKEAVAHFKRTVQSKELVIQVLGTQGDKHVIEVLDQSQTGEKNISKILSQGGYAKFPGADIPETLQKLSAQSLRQEPKECAGEGELVSSTARKSGVQTKTVRDNIALNSSMPLTFKDQPTAETCHLSSDSAPDEKKIKGNLNLPSSFIQYYLEIKPGSPYEGQLEVGSTVQVVISYAESPGYFWCQLSRNNQELKSLMAEIQDYCKTSAQPHHWASPVCLAKYSEDEKWYRALIISGECSTEQVEVIYVDYGNKELVSVKNLCSINANFLKLKAQAFRCSLYNLIQPNGQDPFVWDEKAILAFQEFVDHRADHLELKCTIFALATINNKELFNVVDLITPFQSVCHFLTEKGLARPVPPQKPLASSVQLHSYYYSPHDIKIGSEEEIYVTHVDNPWKFYCQLARSANVLEQLTNNIGRLNKVLHSLKMSQNPGNLYLARYTDNHWYRGAVLKTKPNKEVFFVDFGNTQMVKKEDLIPIPNDAYDILLLPMQAIKCSLSDISNVPKEATTWFETTVLDKPLKMIVVAKESDGKLIVELYDGNIQINAKMKEGLSLPRNRESNKYVENETLHSKNINAKEERNENTKSSATYMRKSENKTWRSEIQEEECNTKTSFVCKDVKHFQPAAKRELSTKFLGSVERFNSNNVFPSASTPLVGKKVGENKSLPFIKKEIKSDTVKPDTVKTRNQGENSTLFPHKSICDLLPRNLVPGLKTLVYISHVNNPSDFYIQLASDEPQLNDISEGLNNKTGTEGLSQQQVQVGDLICAVFSEDGLWYRAVVKEKLSDEQISVQYIDYGNTSVVNICETSRLLEKYSSVPMMSIHSSLAGVQSKQFTNWTQEAVSYFSERTSEVQINCEFVEKLKDRWEIVLYDEKGMIAVDLINETFGMREESQSTEALDRRESGANVANQCEPLPFDENNKASSITDTKSFFWKTPEVAQTVETYVTIVKGPEYFWCQMADPENINYLEKQLQETGELEISSVDDFRSSIRSGDICIAKYSEDGKFYRAKVSSIKDNNLTVRHLDYGSEELVGREMIRQIPDQLLTIPVQAFPCCLSGFNSPEGSWSYEAKDKFYDMTAEYLLSVTVMEIQKDNSSEIPLSVVKVECNRKNINEEMKCFWKYNTDMTLANIQNAFSEKNEGPGTDNTDAVCLEKAVASAGDAKQENSVLQDALICAEPFHLTDNGCLNTAEIEEKVILKTANEHQTNFEILNKVENPLLKEESDSKTKIYVEPKTSEPQLLANSETKDLDLEPFEAQFLEDDELKAEMLEISLEVQSFLGEERKELLELPSAEVQPSLDENVKLLEMEQLQMHSSLDELKKLLLELESLEGNPSLGDKTKEEVLELESLEMQTSLTDETKEKLSELESLQVQLLDDEMGELMNLKSLEVSSSFSSRENWLEMETSLEIQPVCSDERGKLFELIPCEVQVSLGEETKERVEWDLDLLEVHQVKAAPTELEVESSLVKTLLSNGARKEREPEMHKPEMHQVQSLLGAERKEVLELVPSEVQASLGDETRKDPLELEPSILELSVDNADQLSFPKTDLKKQVSTCPVELCGVGEADSRGEKCKKWLTLQEKSCAEQMKSDLHEVFSEYKTILVSGESLRHKPSDEEEIEIREKQDATLAGHDADQSEHACNLEGFAVGSKCMVWTCLKWCEARILEISDEGTKVLNLSTGHEEIVNPENVWNGIPEVTKSPYEVDNLHSLSAEGSELKEKRASCGSDVMVDPYMLSSSPENATE encoded by the exons ATGTGCTCCGTGCAGGGGATCCCCAGCCCGGGCTCCACCGTCAGCCTGAGGGTCTCCTTCGTGGACGTGCTCCCGGAGGTGCCGCTGGTGCGGCTGTGGGGCCTGCTGGGCGAGCGCCGGGAGGAGTATGCCCGGCTGCACCAGGACATCCAGGCCGAGGCCGGGCCGCGCCTGGTCGGCGCCCCGGGAGCCGTCTggccggcggccgggctgggcccCGGGGACCTGTGCCTGGTGGAACTAGGGGACCGTTGGCACCGCTGCCGGGTCGTGAGCCGCCAAGGCCAGCACTGCCGAGTCTTCCTGCTGGACGAGGGGCGCACGATGGCGGCCGACGCCTACTACTTGGCCCGGGGCAGGGACGAGTTCTTCCACCTGCCCTCCGAGGTGCTGGGCTGCCTGCTGGCCGACCTGGTGCCGCCGGGGGCCGGGGCGGCCGGGGCTGGCGGCGGGGAGCAGCCGGCCGCCAGCTGGTCGGCGGGCGCCCTGGAGTTCCTGAGCTACCTGAACGACAAGGAGGTGTCGGGGCTGGTCCGAGAGGTGCTGATGCCGCAGCGCCTGGTCCTGCTCGAGCTGCCTTGGCTGCTGGCCCAGATGCACCACCTGGGCCTGGCCAAGCAGGTCACTCCCAGCTGCTTCCGAGCCCTGCTCAAGCGCTGCCTGGCAACGCCCCGCCAGCCCAAGCTGGAGCCCCCCGGCCCTACTTCGGCTCAGCAATACCCTGTTGCTACCACTCCCCAGCCGGGCCCGGCCGCCCTGGATTTCTTCTACCCacggctgcagctgggggtgacTGAGTCGGTGCTGGTGACCCAGATCTCCGACCCGCACCGCGTCTATTGCCAGCTGCAGAGCTTTTCCCAGGAGATCCAGCGCCTCTCGGACTCCTTGCACCAGAACTACGGGACGGCGGCCAGGCGGGAGCAGGATCCGCTCCCCAAGCCGGGCTCCCCTTGCGCCGCACGCGGCATAGACGGGCGCTGGTACCGCGCGCTGTTGCTGGAGATCTTccccggggagcagggtcggctGGTGGCCCAGGTGATCTGCGTGGACTACGGCAGGAAGGAATTCGTCACCGGGGCTAACCTCCGCCGCCTGCCCGCGGAGTGTTTCCGCATGCCGGTAGTGACCTACCTGTGCGCCCTGCAGGGCATCTCGGACGGGGGCTGCGGCTGGTCCCGCTCCCAGCTCAGCGGGCTCAAGGCGCTGCTGCTGGGCAAGGCGTTGAGCGCCCGCATCGAAGCCTACAATTCCTTCGAGCATCTCTACTACGTGAACCTGTACGGGGAGAACGGCCTCAACCTGAACTGCCTCTACGGGGTGCAGACCCGCTGCCTGGCCCACAGCCTGCTGCAGGGCGGCCAGGGAGCGCAGGAGCCGCCGGAAGAGGAGGACGCAGCCCCTCCGAAggagccggggccgccgccggaCACACTCCCTGCAACTGCGGCTCCGAGGGACCCGGCCGCTGGCCACCTGCCGGGCGTGCGGGTGAAGGTGGGAGTGTTCTACCATGCCCGGGTGTCCTTCGTCAGAGACCCGTCCGAGTTCTGGCTGCGGCTCAAGGAGCACCACCTGCCCTTCAGCCAGCTGATGCGGAGCATGAGCGACTTCTACTCCCGAGCCCAGAAGCTGGACGTCATCGTCCTGGAGCCCCAGCCGAGAGCCCTGTGCTGTGCCAAGTGGAAGGAGAACGCCTACTATCGGGCCGTTATCACCAGTGTGCTGGGGAACGGGGTGGAAGTGCACCTGGTGGATAGAGGCAACAGGGAGATCTTGGACTGGTATGAGGTGAAGGAGCTGCTACCTCAGTTCAGGGAGCTGCCTGCTGTAGCTCTGAAGTGCTGTTTGGCAGATGTCTGTCCCCTGGGAGAGACATGGAGTAAAGAGGCTGTGGCTCACTTTAAAAGGACAGTGCAGAGCAAAGAGCTGGTGATCCAGGTGTTGGGTACGCAGGGTGACAAGCATGTGATTGAAGTTCTTGATCAGTCTCAAACAGGGGAGAAAAATATAAGCAAAATTTTGTCCCAAGGAGGCTATGCAAAATTCCCAGGGGCTGATATTCCAGAGACTCTTCAGAAGTTATCTGCTCAGTCTCTGAGGCAGGAACCCAAAGAATGTGCTGGCGAGGGGGAGCTAGTGAGCTCAACAGCCAGGAAGAGTGGAGTGCAAACCAAAACAGTAAGAGACAATATAGCGCTGAATTCCTCTATGCCTTTGACATTCAAAGACCAGCCTACTGCAGAAACTTGCCATTTATCAAGTGACTCAGCTCctgatgaaaaaaaaattaagggaaaccTAAATCTGCCCTCCTCTTTTATACAATACTACTTGGAAATAAAACCAGGATCTCCTTATGAAGGTCAGCTGGAAGTTGGTAGTACGGTTCAGGTGGTAATATCCTATGCTGAAAGTCCTGGCTACTTTTGGTGTCAGTTGAGTAGAAACAATCAAGAACTTAAGTCATTAATGGCTGAAATTCAGGATTATTGCAAGACGTCAGCACAACCACATCATTGGGCAAGTCCAGTGTGTTTAGCTAAGTATTCAGAGGATGAGAAATGGTACAGAGCTTTGATTATTAGTGGAGAGTGTTCTACAGAACAGGTAGAAGTAATATATGTTGACTATGGGAACAAGGAGCTGGTTTCTGTAAAGAATCTCTGCTCAATTAATGCAAACTTTCTGAAATTAAAGGCTCAGGCTTTCAGATGCAGCCTTTACAATTTAATCCAACCAAATGGTCAGGATCCTTTTGTTTGGGATGAAAAAGCAATCCTAGCTTTTCAGGAGTTTGTTGATCACAGAGCAGATCATTTGGAACTGAAGTGTACAATATTTGCTCTAGCTACCATAAACAATAAAGAGCTGTTTAATGTTGTGGACTTAATTACACCTTTTCAGAGTGTGTGCCATTTTTTAACCGAGAAAGGGTTGGCCAGACCTGTACCACCTCAAAAACCTCTGGCATCTTCTGTTCAGCTACACTCTTACTATTATTCTCCACATGACATCAAAATTGGAAGTGAAGAAGAGATTTATGTAACACATGTTGACAATCCATGGAAATTTTACTGCCAACTTGCCAGAAGTGCAAATGTCCTAGAACAGCTCACAAATAACATTGGTCGACTAAACAAAGTACTGCACAGTTTAAAAATGTCACAAAACCCTGGAAATCTATATCTTGCAAGATATACTGACAATCACTGGTACAGAGGAGCAGTTTTGAAAACCAAGCCTAATAAAGAAGTCTTCTTTGTAGATTTTGGGAATACACAGATGGTAAAGAAAGAAGACTTGATTCCTATACCCAATGATGCATATGATATCTTGCTTTTGCCAATGCAAGCCATAAAATGTTCACTATCTGATATCTCTAATGTACCGAAAGAAGCTACCACATGGTTTGAAACCACCGTCTTGGATAAGCCTTTAAAGATGATAGTGGTAGCAAAAGAATCTGATGGAAAGCTGATAGTTGAACTGTATGATGGCAATATTCAAATTAATGCAAAAATGAAAGAGGGTTTAAGCTTACCAAGAAATAGAGAGTCTAACAAATATGTAGAAAATGAAACTCTACACTCTAAAAACATAAATGCCAAAGAAGAGAGGAATGAAAACACGAAGTCATCAGCAACATACATGAGAAAGTCTGAGAATAAAACTTGGAGATCTGAAATCCAAGAAGAAGAGTGCAATACCAAGACCAGTTTTGTATGTAAGGATGTAAAACACTTCCAACCTGCTGCAAAAAGAGAGTTGTCAACCAAGTTTCTAGGATCTGTGGAAAGATTTAACAGTAACAACGTTTTTCCATCAGCAAGTACTCCCTTAGTAGGTAAAAAAGTAGGTGAAAATAAATCTTTACCCTTTATAAAGAAAGAGATAAAGTCTGATACTGTTAAACCTGATACTGTTAAAACTAGAAATCAAGGAGAAAATAGTACACTTTTTCCACATAAAAGCATATGTGACTTGCTTCCAAGGAACTTAGTGCCTGGTCTGAAAACTTTAGTATACATTTCTCATGTAAATAACCCTTCAGATTTTTATATTCAATTAGCAAGTGATGAGCCTCAACTTAACGATATTTCAGAAGGATTAAACAATAAAACAGGAACAGAGGGTCTCAGTCAACAACAGGTGCAAGTAGGAGACTTAATTTGTGCAGTTTTTTCAGAAGATGGCTTGTGGTATCGAGCTGTAGTAAAAGAGAAACTATCTGATGAACAGATAAGTGTACAATATATAGATTATGGCAACACTTCCGTAGTTAATATTTGTGAAACAAGTAGACTGCTTGAAAAATATTCATCAGTTCCAATGATGAGTATTCATTCCTCGCTGGCTGGAGTTCAGTCTAAACAGTTTACAAATTGGACACAGGAAGCAGTGAGTTATTTTTCAGAAAGAACAAGTGAAGTTCAAATAAATTGTGAATTTGTAGAGAAACTCAAAGACAGATGGGAAATTGTTCTCTATGACGAGAAAGGTATGATAGCAGTGGATTTGATTAATGAAACCTTTGGAATGAGAGAAGAATCTCAGTCAACAGAAGCACTTGACAGAAGAGAGAGTGGTGCTAATGTGGCAAATCAGTGTGAACCTCTGCCTTTTGATGAGAACAATAAAGCTTCTAGTATAACTGACACTAAATCATTCTTCTGGAAGACTCCAGAGGTAGCTCAGACTGTAGAAACCTATGTCACTATTGTAAAAGGCCCAGAATACTTTTGGTGTCAGATGGCTGACCCAGAAAATATAAACTACTTAGAAAAACAACTACAGGAAACTGGAGAACTTGAAATAAGCAGTGTGGATGACTTCAGATCTAGTATTAGAAGTGGTGATATTTGCATAGCAAAGTATAGTGAAGATGGAAAATTTTACAGAGCAAAAGTTAGCAGCATAAAAGATAACAACCTAACTGTCAGACATCTGGATTATGGATCTGAGGAACTTGTTGGCAGAGAGATGATTAGACAAATTCCTGATCAGTTGCTTACAATACCTGTGCAAGCTTTTCCATGCTGTCTATCTGGATTTAATTCCCCAGAGGGTTCATGGAGTTATGAAGCAAAAGACAAGTTCTATGACATGACTGCAGAATATTTATTATCCGTCACAGTAATGGAAATACAAAAGGATAACTCTTCTGAAATTCCCTTATCTGTTGTTAAAGTGGAATGTAACAGAAAAAACATCAATGAGGAGATGAAATGTTTTTGGAAGTATAACACTGACATGACTTTGGCAAACATTCAGAACGCTTTCAGTGAAAAGAATGAGGGTCCAGGGACAGATAATACAGATGCTGTTTGCCTTGAAAAAGCTGTGGCTTCTGCTGGAGATGCCAAGCAGGAAAATAGTGTTCTGCAGGATGCTTTAATTTGTGCAGAACCATTCCACCTGACAGACAATGGATGTCTAAATACTGCAGAAATTGAAGAAAAAGTGATTCTCAAAACTGCTAATGAGCATCAGACCAATTTTGAAATACTTAATAAAGTAGAAAATCCTTTATTGAAAGAAGAGAGTGATAGCAAAACAAAGATATATGTAGAACCAAAAACATCTGAACCACAGCTTCTTGCCAATAGTGAAACAAAGGACTTAGATCTTGAGCCATTTGAAGCACAGTTCTTGGAGGATGATGAACTCAAAGCAGAGATGTTAGAAATATCACTTGAAGTACAGTCTTTCCTGGGTGAAGAAAGAAAAGAGCTGTTGGAACTTCCATCAGCTGAGGTGCAGCCTTCCCTGGATGAGAATGTGAAGCTGTTGGAAATGGAGCAGTTACAAATGCACTCTTCACTTGATGAACTAAAAAAGCTCTTACTGGAGCTAGAGTCACTTGAAGGAAACCCTTCCTTGGGTGACAAAACAAAAgaagaggtgctggaactggagTCACTAGAAATGCAGACTTCCTTGACTGATGAAAcaaaggaaaaattgtcagaacTGGAATCACTCCAAGTACAGCTTTTGGATGATGAAATGGGGGAGCTAATGAACCTGAAATCACTTGAAGTGTCATCTTCATTTAGTAGTAGAGAGAATTGGTTGGAAATGGAGACATCACTTGAAATACAGCCTGTATGCAGTGATGAAAGAGGGAAACTATTTGAACTGATACCATGCGAGGTACAGGTTTCCTTGGGTGAAGAAACAAAGGAGAGAGTGGAATGGGACTTGGATTTGCTTGAAGTTCATCAAGTGAAAGCTGCACCAACTGAGTTGGAAGTGGAGTCTTCTCTAGTAAAAACTTTACTTAGTAATGGAGCCAGGAAGGAGCGGGAACCAGAGATGCACAAACCAGAGATGCACCAAGTACAGTCTTTGCTTGGTGCGGAAAGAAAAGAGGTATTGGAACTGGTGCCATCGGAAGTGCAGGCTTCTCTTGGTGATGAAACAAGGAAGGACCCATTAGAGTTGGAACCATCTATTTTAGAGCTTTCTGTAGATAATGCAGATCAGCTTTCATTCCCCAAAACTGACTTAAAAAAGCAAGTGTCTACTTGCCCTGTAGAGCTGTGTGGTGTAGGAGAAGCTGATAGCAGAGGTGAAAAATGTAAGAAATGGCTAACTTTGCAAGAGAAGAGTTGTGCAGAACAGATGAAATCAGACTTGCATGAAGTGTTCAGCGAGTATAAAACTATTCTTGTGAGTGGGGAGTCCTTGAGGCATAAACCCTCAGATGAAGAAGAAATTGAAATAAGAGAAAAGCAGGATGCAACTTTAGCTGGTCATGATGCAG ACCAAAGTGAGCATGCCTGTAATCTAGAGGGGTTTGCTGTTGGCTCCAAATGTATGGTGTGGACATGTCTGAAGTGGTGTGAGGCTCGGATTTTGGAGATATCTGATGAAGGCACCAAG GTTTTGAATCTCTCTACTGGCCATGAGGAGATAGTGAATCCTGAGAATGTTTGGAATGGCATTCCTGAAGTGACTAAGAGTCCATATGAG